Proteins encoded together in one Chelonoidis abingdonii isolate Lonesome George chromosome 1, CheloAbing_2.0, whole genome shotgun sequence window:
- the LOC116823388 gene encoding olfactory receptor 51G2-like, translated as MSAVNDTSFNSAVFLLTGIPGQEDIHLWVSVLFCLVFVISIAGNSVILLIVKTDPNLHEPMYIFLSMLATTDLGLSISTIPTILGIFLFNSREISLRACFAQLFFIHSLSFIESSVLLLMAFDRFVAICDPLRYASILTPSRIAKMGLVFMLRSVALIFPLPFLLKRFQYCRANVLSHSYCLHQEVMKMACSDITVNSIYGLFIIVSTVGLDSLLILLSYVMILKTVLSIASHVERVRALNTCFSHVCAVLLFYTPMIGLTVLHRFGKSSPPLLQILLGYVYMLVPPLINPIVYSVRSKHLRARIIKAFTK; from the coding sequence ATGTCAGCTGTCAATGACACCAGCTTCAACTCTGCAGTGTTCCTTCTCACCGGGATACCTGGGCAGGAAGACATCCATCTCTGGGTCTCTGTACTCTTTTGTTTAGTGTTTGTTATTTCAATAGCAGGAAATTCAGTCATTCTGCTCATTGTAAAAACAGATCCAAAcctccatgagcccatgtacattttcctttccatgttggcCACGACAGACCTTGGCTTATCAATATCCACCATACCGACGATACTGGGCATATTCTTGTTTAACTCTAGGGAGATCAGCCTCCGTGCCTGTTTTGCCCAACTGTTCTTCATCCACTCGCTTTCATTCATTGAATCCTCCGTGCTGTTGTTGATGGCTTTTGACCGCTTTGTTGCAATCTGTGACCCGCTGAGATATGCTTCCATCTTAACTCCATCGAGAATAGCTAAAATGGGACTGGTGTTTATGCTAAGATCGGTGGCCCTAATATTCCCACTCCCTTTTCTCCTGAAACGGTTCCAATACTGTCGAGCCAATGTCCTTTCCCATTCCTACTGCCTACACCAGGAGGTCATGAAGATGGCTTGTTCGGACATCACAGTCAACAGCATCTATGGCTTGTTCATAATAGTCTCAACGGTGGGATTGGACTCACTGCTTATCCTCCTATCTTATGTGATGATCCTCAAAACAGTGCTGAGCATTGCATCTCATGTGGAGCGTGTCAGAGCCCTGAACACCTGTTTCTCTCATGTTTGCGCTGTCCTGCTCTTCTACACACCAATGATCGGCCTTACTGTGTTACATAGATTTGGGAAGAGCTCtcctcccttgcttcagattcTCCTGGGCTATGTCTATATGCTGGTACCACCCCTGATTAATCCAATTGTGTACAGCGTGAGAAGCAAACACCTTCGTGCAAGAATAATCAAGGCATTCACCAAGTGA
- the LOC116823389 gene encoding olfactory receptor 51G2-like: MSAVNDTRFISAVLLLSGIPGQEDGHLWISIPFCLVYVISIVGNSVILFIIKTDPSLHEPMYIFLSMLAVTDLGLSLSTIPTILGVYLFKYREISLDACFAQLFFIHAFQFAESSILLLMAFDRFVAIRDPLRYTSTLTLPRTAMMGLVFVIRGVAVVFPFPFLLKRFRYCRANVLSHSYCLHQEVMRLACADITVNNIYGLSVTLLTVGLDSLFIFLSYVMIFKTVLSIASHVECLRALNTCFSHLCAVLLFYTPEIGLTVIHRFEKNSSPLLQVLLGYISLLVPPLMNPVVYSVKSKHLRARIIRVFMK, translated from the coding sequence ATGTCAGCAGTCAATGACACCAGATTCATATCTGCAGTGCTCCTTCTCAGCGGGATACCTGGGCAGGAAGACGGCCATCTCTGGATCTCTATCCCCTTCTGCTTAGTGTATGTTATTTCGATAGTAGGaaattcagtcattctgttcattataaaaacagatccaaGCCTCCATGAGCCtatgtacattttcctttccatgttggcCGTCACAGACCTTGGCTTATCATTATCCACCATACCAACGATACTGGGCGTCTACTTGTTTAAATACAGGGAGATCAGCCTTGATGCCTGTTTtgcccagctgttcttcatccacgCATTTCAATTCGCTGAATCCTCCATACTCTTGTTGATGGCCTTTGACCGCTTTGTCGCAATCCGGGACCCGCTGAGATATACTTCCACTTTAACCTTGCCAAGAACAGCCATGATGGGACTGGTGTTTGTTATAAGAGGAGTGGCCGTAGTATTCCCATTCCCCTTTCTCCTGAAACGGTTCCGATACTGTCGAGCCAATGTCCTCTCCCATTCCTACTGCCTGCACCAGGAGGTCATGAGGCTGGCTTGTGCGGATATCACAGTCAACAACATCTATGGCTTGTCTGTTACACTCTTAACAGTGGGGTTGGACTCGCTGTTCATCTTCCTCTCTTATGTGATGATCTTCAAAACAGTGCTGAGCATCGCATCCCACGTGGAGTGCCTCAGGGCCCTGAACACCTGCTTCTCCCACCTCTGCGCCGTCCTGCTCTTCTACACGCCAGAAATTGGCCTGACTGTGATACACAGATTTGAGAAGAACTCGTCACCCTTGCTTCAGGTTCTCCTGGGATACATCTCCCTGCTGGTCCCACCACTGATGAACCCAGTTGTGTACAGCGTGAAAAGCAAACACCTTCGTGCAAGGATAATCAGAGTGTTCATGAAGTGA